CGCGCGCCACCCGCGTCACCTCGGAGGCGAAGCCGTTCAACTGATCGACCATCGTGTTGATGGTGTTTTTCAGCTCGAGAATCTCGCCTTTAACGTCGACCGCGATCTTGCGCGAGAGATCGCCCTTGGCGACGGCGGTCGTCACCTCGGCGATGTTGCGCACCTGCGTGGTCAGATTCAAAGCCATCGAATTGACGTTGTCGGTCAGGTCCTTCCAGGTGCCGGCGACGCCGGGCACGGTCGCCTGACCGCCGAGCTTGCCCTCGGTGCCGACCTCGCGCGCCACGCGCGTCACCTCCGACGCGAACCCGTTGAGCTGGTCGACCATCGTGTTGATCGTGTCCTTCAGCTCGAGGATCTCGCCCTTCACGTCCACCGTGATCTTGCGCGACAGGTCGCCGCGCGCCACCGCGGTCGTCACCTCGGCGATGTTGCGCACCTGCGCCGTCAGGTTCGCGCCCATCGCGTTCACCGAGTCGGTCAGGTCCTTCCAGGTGCCCGCCACGTCCGGCACCTCGGCGCGGCCGCCGAGCTTGCCCTCGGTGCCGACCTCGCGCGCCACGCGCGAGACCTCCGACGCGAACGCGTTGAGCTGATCGACCATCGTGTTGATCGTGTCCTTCAGCTCGAGGATCTCGCCCTTGACGTCGACCGTGATCTTGCGCGACAGATCGCCGCGCGCGACGGCCGTCGTCACGCCCGCGATGTTGCGCACCTGCGCCGTGAGGTTCGACGCCATCGCGTTGACCGAATCGGTCAGGTCCTTCCAGGTGCCGGCCACGCCCGGCACGACCGCCTGGCCGCCGAGCTTGCCGTCGGTGCCGACCTCGCGCGCCACGCGCGTGACCTCGGCGGCGAACCCCCGCAACTGGTCCACCATCGTGTTGATGGCTTCCTTGAGCTGCAGGATCTCGCCGCGGACGTCCACCGTGATCTTCTTGGACAGGTCGCCGTTGGCCACGGCGATCGTCACGTCCGCGATGTTGCGGACCTGGGCCGTGAGGTTGCCGGCCATTTGGTTGACCGACTCGGTGAGCTCCTTCCACACGCCCGACACGCCGCGCACCTGCGCCTGGCCGCCGAGCTTGCCTTCGGTACCGACCTCGCGCGCGACGCGCGTCACCTCGGACGTGAACACCGAGAGCTGATCGATCATTTTGTTGACGAGCCGCGCCGACCGGAGGAACTCGCCTTCGAGCGGCCGGCCGTCGACCTCGAGCGCCATCGACTGCCCGAGATCGCCCTTGGCGACGGCGCCGACCGCGCGGGTGACCTCCGTCGTCGGCCAGACGAGGTCGTCGATCAGCATGTTGATCGCCGCCACCTCGTCGGCCCAGCCGCCGACGACCCCCGGCACGGCCATCCGCTGCTTCAGCTTGCCTTCCTTGCCCACCTCACGCGCCACGCGCGTCGTCTCGCGCGCTCTCCGCTGGCTGACCGCCGCGATCTCGTTGAACGCGTCGGCGATCTTCCCGTCGATGCCGGTGAGATCGGCCGGAAGCCGTACGGCGAAATCGCCGTCTCGCAGCGACAGCATGGCCGCGAGCAACGCCTTCGAAAATCCCCGGCCGTCGTCGGCCGACGCCCCGTTCAGGAGGGCCGCGCCAGAAATCGGATCCCGCGTTGACGCCATGGCAGACGTGTCCATCGATGAGCTCCTTGCCCTCGACCTGGAAACAGAGCTGTCGCGGAGTGTTCGTGCCTGGGAGAGTGACAGTTGTATCAGATTCACCCATGAGGGCAAAGCCTGCCTCATGTCATCGCCCGATGGACTGGCGGCGATCGATTGATAGGATGCGTCGGATGGCCTCGGGGTCGGAACTGCCGACCGAGCTCCGCTCGTTCCTGTCGGCGTGCATCGATTCGATCGAGTCGATGGAAGTGCTGATCGGCCTGCGGGCGTCCGCCAGACCGTGGACGGCGCGC
This portion of the Acidobacteriota bacterium genome encodes:
- a CDS encoding HAMP domain-containing protein, yielding MDTSAMASTRDPISGAALLNGASADDGRGFSKALLAAMLSLRDGDFAVRLPADLTGIDGKIADAFNEIAAVSQRRARETTRVAREVGKEGKLKQRMAVPGVVGGWADEVAAINMLIDDLVWPTTEVTRAVGAVAKGDLGQSMALEVDGRPLEGEFLRSARLVNKMIDQLSVFTSEVTRVAREVGTEGKLGGQAQVRGVSGVWKELTESVNQMAGNLTAQVRNIADVTIAVANGDLSKKITVDVRGEILQLKEAINTMVDQLRGFAAEVTRVAREVGTDGKLGGQAVVPGVAGTWKDLTDSVNAMASNLTAQVRNIAGVTTAVARGDLSRKITVDVKGEILELKDTINTMVDQLNAFASEVSRVAREVGTEGKLGGRAEVPDVAGTWKDLTDSVNAMGANLTAQVRNIAEVTTAVARGDLSRKITVDVKGEILELKDTINTMVDQLNGFASEVTRVAREVGTEGKLGGQATVPGVAGTWKDLTDNVNSMALNLTTQVRNIAEVTTAVAKGDLSRKIAVDVKGEILELKNTINTMVDQLNGFASEVTRVAREVGTEGKLGGQALVPGVAGTWKDLTDSVNSMANNLTAQV